In Helianthus annuus cultivar XRQ/B chromosome 8, HanXRQr2.0-SUNRISE, whole genome shotgun sequence, a single genomic region encodes these proteins:
- the LOC110869820 gene encoding uncharacterized protein LOC110869820, producing the protein MASPKMSLKLLIDRKGSRVLFAEAPKEFVDFLFHIFSLPLGTLIEFLGSNQMVGCLGKLKDSIESFDEDCLQSGIKSEDIFNPKTAFNGDIFLLSYDHASSDDQPAGASKAVYMCDNALCSGCDQDDSCASNVTLYANLECPNCRGFMNVKRSVITPNRVAETKEGVKKKKVGYVKKGKTYMVMDDLVVKQIGLKLLAASLKTDKVLTTIFMH; encoded by the exons ATGGCTTCCCCAAAAATGAGTCTGAAGCTTCTTATTGACAGAAAAGGGTCTAGAGTGTTATTTGCGGAAGCACCAAAAgaatttgttgattttctttTCCACATATTCTCTTTACCTTTAGGCACCCTCATAGAGTTCTTGGGATCCAACCAGATGGTTGGTTGCTTAGGAAAACTCAAAGATAGCATAGAAAGCTTTGATGAGGACTGCCTTCAATCCGGCATCAAATCGGAAGATATCTTCAACCCCAAAACTGCTTTTAATGGTGACATATTTCTGTTGTCCTATGATCATGCTTCTTCTGATGATCAGCCTGCTGGTGCATCTAAAGCAGTTTACATGTGTGATAATGCACTTTGCTCTGGATGTGATCAAGATGACTCTTGCGCGTCAAACGTGACGCTGTATGCGAATCTCGAGTGTCCCAACTGCCGTGGTTTCATGAATGTTAAGAGGTCAGTCATAACGCCTAACAGAGTAGCAGAAACAAAGGAAGGTGTCAAGAAAAAGAAAGTAGGGTATGTAAAGAAAGGGAAGACGTACATGGTGATGGATGATTTAGTGGTGAAACaaatt GGTTTGAAGCTGTTGGCAGCATCATTGAAGACGGATAAAGTGCTAACCACAATCTTTATGCATTAG